One window from the genome of Trabulsiella odontotermitis encodes:
- a CDS encoding plasmid transfer protein has protein sequence MSVSQVVPEEVIPENPEVTSSKVVPAEPEARRLVPINLKKIVRIGGLGFLIVSLVGSVATIVIMAQQISDLSIRVNSLDAAFRSGQMSQLSGSVTSLEAQSRKHEKQLESVSSGLESVQNQLADFQGEHSKLTGSINKLSSEALARRTAIDEHSERIDDINSRLSQVESRVAGLSKAESNTSQKESKQNQQPVTKSKTSSKSGTGQIVKKPERSVRRAAVEAPFVLTGIERRGGQMFAVVIPRGNSQISDMRLLSPGDGMLGWTLRSIQDSGTAVFSVNGTQHSLQVQ, from the coding sequence ATGTCAGTCAGTCAAGTCGTCCCGGAAGAAGTTATACCTGAAAATCCAGAGGTTACTTCTTCGAAAGTTGTGCCTGCTGAGCCAGAGGCTCGCCGGTTGGTTCCCATTAACCTGAAAAAAATAGTCCGGATTGGAGGTCTGGGATTCCTCATTGTTTCTCTTGTTGGTTCTGTGGCCACGATTGTGATCATGGCACAGCAAATCTCTGATCTGAGTATTCGGGTGAACTCCCTGGATGCCGCTTTTCGCAGCGGTCAGATGAGCCAGTTGTCTGGTTCGGTTACTTCGCTCGAAGCTCAAAGCCGGAAACACGAGAAGCAGCTCGAGTCTGTCTCATCAGGGCTTGAATCAGTACAAAACCAGTTAGCTGATTTTCAGGGGGAACATTCAAAATTAACAGGAAGCATTAACAAACTTTCCTCAGAAGCCCTGGCGCGGCGTACCGCGATAGACGAACACTCTGAACGTATTGATGACATTAACTCACGGTTGTCACAGGTTGAATCGCGAGTTGCCGGGCTGAGCAAAGCTGAAAGCAACACTTCTCAGAAAGAATCGAAGCAGAACCAGCAACCAGTCACTAAGAGCAAAACATCTTCAAAATCCGGGACAGGCCAGATCGTAAAAAAGCCTGAGCGGTCAGTCAGGCGCGCAGCTGTTGAAGCACCGTTTGTACTGACCGGCATTGAGCGGCGCGGCGGGCAGATGTTCGCAGTCGTCATCCCCCGTGGAAATTCCCAAATATCAGATATGCGGTTGCTTTCACCGGGAGACGGGATGCTGGGGTGGACGCTTCGTTCTATCCAGGACAGTGGTACTGCTGTTTTCAGCGTGAACGGTACCCAACATAGTTTACAGGTTCAATAA
- the traD gene encoding type IV conjugative transfer system coupling protein TraD: protein MSDKYVMESLLRPAVELYSAAAAGSATFICLTAPWAVALAPSVSWVTAAGFGVLALKRTSEGMKILRYRQNIRRLPRYVLTSEQIPVSQRHLFLGKGFQWSPRHTQRLLEARRPECEVYVQPSVIYRLARDLEKKMEYSLPWLCRLTRTDSALNPFRPLPPVGGSPIYHGVELDETTVTYDLGERVGHTLVIGTTRVGKTRLAELLITQDIRRKNAAGEHEVVIVFDPKGDADLLRRMYAEAHRAGRQDNFWVFHLGWPDISARYNAVGRFSRISEVASRVAGQLSGEGNSAAFREFAWRFVNIITRALVALGQRPDYGLILRYVTNIGELYETYVENMLSEKAPQLLSTVEALLGSGISEKDLPRHMQGRPNGMNIWAIEQVLASEEGKKLWDPVLDGLRSAVQYDRTYFDKIVASLLPLLEKLTTGKTAALLAPDYTDLNDPRPILDWHNIIKSRGVVYIGLDALSDPVVAAAVGNSMFADLVSEGGHIYKFGLGDEDGRKSSKVAINLHCDEFNELMGDEFIPLINKGGGAGFQVTAYTQTLSDIEARIGSSAKANQVVGNFNSLIMLRVREKNTAMLLTDQLPEVDVYQKTLTSGVTDVSRPGEGTDFNSNVQDQVSLVKVPMLNPSDVINLPKGQAFALLEGGRLWKIRMPLPADNDDPYMPASLKQLADNMEQNYRTGESWWTGGDAAYSGGQNVSA, encoded by the coding sequence ATGAGCGACAAGTACGTGATGGAATCCCTCCTTCGCCCGGCGGTTGAACTGTATTCCGCTGCGGCGGCGGGTAGCGCAACCTTTATTTGCCTTACGGCCCCCTGGGCTGTCGCGCTCGCACCATCGGTCAGTTGGGTGACCGCCGCGGGGTTTGGTGTACTGGCGCTGAAGCGTACATCTGAGGGGATGAAAATACTCCGTTACCGCCAAAACATTCGCCGTTTGCCCCGATATGTACTGACCAGCGAGCAGATCCCCGTCAGCCAGCGGCACTTGTTCCTTGGCAAGGGCTTCCAGTGGTCTCCCCGCCATACGCAGCGTCTTCTGGAAGCGAGGCGTCCGGAGTGTGAGGTCTACGTACAACCTTCTGTTATTTATCGCCTGGCACGCGATCTGGAAAAAAAGATGGAGTACAGCTTGCCGTGGTTGTGCAGGCTGACACGAACTGATTCGGCGCTCAACCCGTTTCGCCCGTTGCCTCCTGTAGGAGGAAGCCCCATTTACCATGGTGTGGAACTGGATGAAACTACGGTCACCTATGATCTCGGAGAACGTGTAGGGCATACACTGGTTATCGGCACCACACGAGTCGGTAAAACCCGGCTTGCTGAGTTACTTATCACACAGGATATTCGCCGTAAAAACGCTGCAGGCGAGCATGAAGTTGTCATCGTGTTTGACCCGAAAGGAGATGCCGATCTGTTGAGGCGAATGTATGCCGAGGCACACCGTGCTGGTCGTCAGGATAACTTCTGGGTGTTCCACCTCGGATGGCCAGATATAAGCGCTCGCTACAATGCCGTTGGACGGTTCAGCCGTATCTCGGAAGTAGCATCACGTGTTGCAGGACAGCTCTCCGGAGAGGGCAATTCTGCTGCATTTCGGGAATTTGCCTGGCGATTTGTCAATATTATTACCCGCGCGCTGGTCGCACTTGGCCAGCGTCCTGATTACGGTCTCATACTGCGTTACGTGACAAACATAGGTGAACTGTACGAAACCTATGTTGAGAATATGCTGAGTGAAAAGGCACCACAGTTGCTGAGTACAGTCGAAGCGCTGTTAGGTAGCGGTATAAGCGAGAAGGATCTGCCGCGTCACATGCAGGGCAGGCCTAATGGCATGAATATCTGGGCTATTGAGCAGGTACTGGCCAGCGAAGAAGGAAAAAAACTGTGGGACCCGGTGCTGGATGGGCTACGTAGCGCTGTGCAATATGATCGAACGTATTTCGACAAAATTGTTGCGTCACTGCTGCCGCTGCTTGAAAAGCTTACAACTGGTAAAACGGCCGCATTGCTGGCACCTGACTATACGGACCTGAACGATCCGAGACCGATCCTGGACTGGCATAACATTATAAAATCGCGCGGCGTGGTTTATATCGGCCTCGATGCACTATCCGACCCTGTTGTCGCAGCAGCAGTCGGCAACAGCATGTTCGCTGATCTCGTTTCCGAAGGTGGACACATCTATAAATTCGGTCTCGGTGATGAGGATGGCAGAAAAAGTTCGAAAGTGGCGATAAATCTTCACTGTGACGAGTTTAACGAGTTAATGGGTGATGAGTTTATTCCTCTCATCAACAAAGGGGGTGGTGCGGGCTTCCAGGTGACTGCATATACGCAGACTCTTTCGGACATCGAGGCCCGTATAGGCAGCAGTGCTAAAGCGAATCAGGTAGTGGGGAACTTCAACTCATTGATAATGCTCCGTGTGCGTGAAAAAAACACTGCCATGCTCCTGACCGACCAATTACCGGAAGTTGACGTCTACCAGAAAACCCTTACATCGGGTGTCACTGACGTATCCCGGCCGGGAGAGGGTACTGATTTTAACAGTAACGTTCAGGACCAGGTCAGTCTGGTTAAAGTCCCGATGCTCAACCCTTCAGACGTTATCAACCTGCCGAAAGGGCAGGCATTTGCCCTGCTTGAAGGAGGGCGCCTGTGGAAAATCAGGATGCCGTTGCCGGCTGATAACGACGATCCTTACATGCCCGCGAGCCTGAAGCAGCTGGCTGACAACATGGAGCAGAATTACCGAACTGGAGAATCCTGGTGGACAGGCGGTGATGCGGCATATTCGGGGGGGCAAAATGTCTCAGCATGA
- a CDS encoding transglycosylase SLT domain-containing protein: protein MANCRILKLACCLWFVSTGCLAVVNVNSSVQVVPQAYRVIAAAERVPAESLYSLAMAESTRKTAWGSKPWPWTINVAGKGYHFETREEAFAALLGFMQRYPLKRIDVGVAQVNLGWNGHLFPSFRDAFDPYTNLRAAARILRACYDAQPGSWIKAAGCYHHPAGGKPAAKYMAIVRRKLSQIAPDIKVPEGGPVALASHSLTWVEPQ, encoded by the coding sequence ATGGCAAATTGCCGCATTCTGAAACTGGCTTGCTGTTTATGGTTTGTCAGCACTGGTTGCCTGGCGGTCGTGAATGTAAATAGCAGTGTTCAGGTAGTTCCGCAGGCTTATCGGGTCATTGCTGCTGCCGAGCGCGTTCCGGCAGAATCGCTTTACTCGCTGGCGATGGCCGAAAGCACCCGTAAAACCGCATGGGGGTCTAAACCATGGCCCTGGACTATTAATGTAGCAGGGAAAGGATACCACTTTGAAACCCGCGAGGAGGCCTTTGCGGCACTTCTTGGATTTATGCAGCGCTACCCTCTCAAGCGTATCGATGTCGGTGTAGCCCAGGTCAATCTTGGGTGGAACGGGCATCTTTTCCCATCCTTTCGTGATGCTTTTGATCCCTACACAAATCTTCGTGCAGCGGCCCGAATTCTCCGTGCCTGCTATGACGCTCAGCCTGGAAGCTGGATTAAAGCTGCTGGCTGTTATCACCACCCGGCCGGTGGTAAGCCGGCAGCAAAATATATGGCTATCGTACGCCGCAAGCTAAGTCAGATCGCACCTGATATTAAGGTCCCTGAAGGGGGGCCGGTTGCTCTGGCCAGTCACTCATTAACCTGGGTTGAACCTCAATGA
- a CDS encoding integrating conjugative element protein produces MKKNIDKYFNGIFCVSLLTAAFSCFASLTVVGDLGGESTRPLFEAINSGEESHLSDVSSLPEPPSSLSISDMLPVNTPEMTPGKVTSRPLQLPGLPPVFVIGDDDISRAWLRQRGAELKGMGATGMVVNVTTESALNTLRGLLPGTEMVPVRGGDLAKRLNLTHYPLLITADGLAQ; encoded by the coding sequence ATGAAAAAAAATATCGATAAATATTTCAATGGCATCTTTTGTGTATCACTGCTTACAGCAGCGTTTAGTTGTTTTGCTTCGCTGACAGTGGTCGGGGATCTGGGCGGGGAGTCAACCAGACCATTATTCGAGGCGATTAATTCAGGTGAGGAGTCGCATTTGTCCGATGTTTCTTCCTTGCCTGAACCACCGTCATCGCTGTCTATTTCCGATATGTTGCCCGTTAATACACCGGAAATGACACCCGGAAAGGTGACGTCTCGCCCTCTGCAGTTACCCGGTTTGCCCCCTGTTTTTGTGATTGGCGATGATGATATTTCCCGAGCCTGGCTGCGGCAGCGTGGTGCTGAACTGAAAGGGATGGGCGCCACAGGAATGGTAGTGAATGTTACGACTGAAAGTGCGCTCAACACGCTTAGAGGACTCTTGCCAGGTACTGAGATGGTCCCTGTTCGCGGCGGTGATTTGGCAAAGCGATTGAATCTGACGCATTACCCTCTCCTGATTACCGCTGATGGATTAGCGCAATGA
- a CDS encoding TIGR03759 family integrating conjugative element protein, with the protein MRRILMAGVLSLPLCVAASTVTTQSNQSQQTSLQASSANQVQTQQQGQQWGLSDEDWSRYQSLMKGARGIMSPGLDPLTALGVETDNSSERRRLAELWVKHEYARTEKELAFQREINTAWLRLYPETLAVNMGNAAGIAHDTQGRLALFVKESCSRCDARLAAVIADNRPVDIYLVGNDVSDEKIRSWAISHGIPVEKVRNRQITLNHDRGLWQRYGQGQMPVILQQGEEGWQIAAF; encoded by the coding sequence ATGAGAAGAATTTTGATGGCAGGTGTACTTTCCTTGCCGCTGTGTGTGGCGGCATCAACAGTTACCACTCAATCGAATCAGAGTCAGCAAACATCCCTGCAGGCATCATCAGCAAACCAGGTTCAGACGCAGCAACAGGGTCAACAATGGGGGCTTTCAGATGAGGACTGGAGTCGCTATCAGTCGTTGATGAAAGGAGCCAGAGGCATTATGTCCCCTGGTCTTGATCCTCTTACTGCCCTGGGCGTCGAGACAGATAATTCATCTGAGCGCCGTCGGCTGGCTGAATTGTGGGTAAAACACGAATACGCCCGTACCGAGAAAGAACTCGCATTTCAACGAGAAATAAACACTGCCTGGCTTCGTCTTTATCCTGAAACATTGGCCGTGAATATGGGGAATGCCGCGGGTATCGCTCATGACACACAAGGAAGACTGGCGTTATTTGTCAAAGAGTCATGTTCACGCTGTGATGCCCGGCTTGCTGCTGTTATCGCCGACAACAGACCGGTAGATATTTACCTTGTCGGAAATGACGTGAGCGACGAAAAAATCAGATCATGGGCAATAAGCCATGGCATACCAGTCGAAAAAGTGCGTAATCGGCAAATTACCCTAAATCATGATCGCGGTTTGTGGCAGCGCTATGGGCAAGGTCAGATGCCAGTTATTTTGCAGCAGGGAGAAGAGGGATGGCAAATTGCCGCATTCTGA
- a CDS encoding restriction endonuclease, with protein MTTVVFILLAFISLTAFWLRCNTRSARVRRHQRNRQTANRVLLKLPELKAGQQVLYLRKINPYVFEEMILTAIERRGIPVRRNPSYSGDGGIDGQFWIGQERWLVQAKRFASAVRPEHVRQFGELVRQEKCRGLFVHTGRTGFISFKYFSDYPEILLISGSSLLLLLSGESVEHVLRPLKKR; from the coding sequence ATGACCACAGTGGTTTTCATATTATTGGCTTTCATTTCACTCACAGCTTTTTGGCTGCGGTGTAATACAAGAAGTGCCCGTGTCCGCAGACATCAGCGTAATCGACAGACGGCTAACAGGGTGTTGCTAAAACTGCCTGAGCTGAAAGCGGGGCAGCAGGTTTTATATTTACGGAAGATTAATCCCTATGTTTTCGAGGAGATGATTCTGACCGCCATAGAGCGGCGAGGAATACCGGTCAGGCGTAATCCGAGTTACAGCGGTGATGGTGGTATTGATGGTCAGTTCTGGATTGGTCAGGAAAGGTGGCTTGTCCAGGCTAAACGATTTGCCAGTGCTGTTCGTCCTGAACATGTCCGCCAGTTTGGTGAGTTAGTCCGACAAGAAAAATGCAGAGGTCTGTTTGTACACACAGGACGAACAGGTTTTATCAGTTTTAAGTATTTCAGTGATTACCCGGAAATTTTGCTCATAAGCGGGTCTTCCCTTTTGCTACTGCTGTCTGGTGAATCCGTTGAACATGTTCTCCGGCCATTAAAAAAGAGGTAA